A DNA window from Gammaproteobacteria bacterium contains the following coding sequences:
- a CDS encoding Group 1 glycosyl transferase, with translation MRILALCKRRPQGRDLLNRPYGRFFHIPYYLAQQGHQVFLLLLSYKDDPAEYRYQHGFDWYSESLRPVIGNHGVGRYLARIRILIETTRPDWIVGFSDTWYGILAQHLGARYGIKTLIDAYDNYESYIPWAKPLHWAWRHACREASVLTAAGPNLLRWIAKDWPSEENTFVVPMAADPIFQPMDRDLCRNQLGLPLENPLVGYCGSLYRSRGIETLFDAIEHLQGLAPSVRFVFSGRRQENVVIPRKIKDVIIEQGYLLDEQVPLLVNALDVVLVINRQSSFGIYSYPAKLYEAMRCSVPVVATAVEGTAWILRHYPECLVEVGNAQEMANRVREALGWGRRYYIDCGAWKDSVEGLLRFLEGRDNLII, from the coding sequence ATGCGTATCCTCGCTCTTTGTAAACGCCGCCCTCAAGGTCGTGATCTGCTTAATCGACCTTATGGTCGATTCTTTCATATTCCCTATTACCTCGCCCAGCAAGGGCATCAAGTCTTTTTGCTGTTGTTGAGCTATAAAGATGACCCTGCCGAATATCGCTACCAGCATGGTTTTGATTGGTACTCGGAAAGCCTTCGTCCCGTGATTGGAAACCATGGGGTTGGTCGCTACCTTGCTCGAATCAGAATTCTGATCGAAACAACACGACCAGATTGGATCGTCGGTTTTTCTGATACTTGGTACGGAATTCTGGCCCAGCATTTGGGCGCCCGTTATGGTATCAAAACTCTAATCGACGCTTACGACAACTACGAAAGTTATATACCTTGGGCCAAACCACTACATTGGGCGTGGCGACACGCCTGTCGGGAGGCCAGCGTACTGACCGCCGCTGGTCCTAATTTGCTTCGATGGATAGCGAAAGATTGGCCCTCGGAGGAAAATACTTTCGTGGTTCCCATGGCGGCGGATCCTATCTTTCAGCCCATGGATCGTGACCTGTGTCGTAATCAGCTCGGATTACCATTAGAGAATCCACTTGTTGGTTATTGTGGCTCGCTCTATCGTAGTCGTGGTATCGAAACTCTTTTTGATGCCATAGAGCATTTGCAAGGATTGGCGCCATCAGTACGCTTTGTGTTTTCTGGTCGACGTCAGGAGAACGTCGTTATACCACGTAAAATCAAGGATGTCATCATTGAACAGGGATATCTGCTAGATGAGCAGGTTCCGCTGCTTGTTAATGCCTTGGATGTGGTACTTGTTATCAATCGCCAATCTTCTTTTGGAATTTATAGCTATCCTGCGAAACTCTACGAGGCCATGCGCTGTAGTGTTCCCGTCGTAGCTACCGCAGTGGAGGGGACTGCCTGGATCTTGCGTCACTATCCGGAATGTCTGGTGGAGGTTGGGAATGCTCAAGAAATGGCAAATCGGGTTAGAGAGGCATTGGGATGGGGCCGACGTTACTATATTGACTGCGGAGCCTGGAAAGATTCCGTCGAAGGTTTGCTCCGTTTTTTGGAAGGTCGTGATAATTTAATTATTTAA
- a CDS encoding putative Glycosyltransferase (Evidence 3 : Putative function from multiple computational evidences) gives MRIGINCLTFDPLNVGGVTTYTLGLLRGLAAERGAHEIHIFIQPRYLSALKNILNSHEILIHSVRLPFAYSTANRAYFSNSRTVTRLVNHFITRRLAAHLEETVDLLYTPTTILTVYELKIPQVLSMHDIQHVHFPDFFRWYQHIARGIRYELSARYANAIQASSQFSKEDFLNFFSFLTEDSVFVIPEGVDVATFAAPRNIKAIIEKYKLPNHFLFYPAQLWKHKNHLTVLRALRWLRDNSSLDIPLVITGRRYHGSEEIFSYAESHCLDLYHLGNIPFDDLVTLFHASYLLIQAGLHESSSLPILEGCACSTAVIAARIPPIVEMAKTLDIELFSPTDPIDLAQQLARLWKDDARRAEMIVNNREQIIQFDWRVIARRYIKYFERIHIRHDT, from the coding sequence ATGCGTATTGGTATTAATTGCCTTACATTTGATCCGCTCAACGTGGGGGGGGTCACTACCTATACTTTAGGTTTGCTTCGAGGGTTAGCTGCGGAGCGGGGGGCTCATGAGATTCATATTTTTATCCAACCTAGATATTTATCGGCGCTGAAAAACATCCTTAATAGTCATGAAATTCTTATTCATTCGGTGCGTTTACCTTTCGCATACTCCACGGCAAACCGCGCCTACTTCTCCAATTCGCGGACAGTCACCCGACTGGTCAATCATTTTATTACGCGCCGCCTCGCGGCTCACCTAGAAGAAACGGTTGACCTACTCTACACGCCCACCACCATATTGACTGTCTATGAGCTAAAAATTCCCCAAGTACTTTCCATGCACGATATTCAACATGTACATTTTCCTGATTTCTTTCGTTGGTATCAACATATCGCACGCGGCATTCGCTATGAACTTTCCGCCCGGTATGCGAATGCCATTCAAGCTAGTTCGCAATTTAGTAAGGAGGACTTCCTAAATTTTTTTAGTTTCCTTACAGAAGATTCCGTATTTGTTATCCCTGAAGGAGTTGATGTTGCTACCTTTGCTGCGCCTCGCAATATCAAAGCCATAATAGAAAAATACAAATTACCCAATCACTTTCTCTTCTATCCTGCCCAACTCTGGAAACACAAGAACCATTTAACGGTTCTACGTGCATTACGGTGGCTTAGGGATAATAGTTCGTTGGATATTCCTTTAGTCATTACTGGTAGACGCTACCATGGATCAGAAGAGATTTTTTCCTATGCGGAGTCCCACTGTCTTGACCTCTACCATCTAGGTAACATACCTTTTGACGATCTCGTTACTTTATTTCACGCGAGTTATCTGTTAATCCAAGCTGGGTTACATGAATCTAGCAGCCTGCCCATCCTGGAAGGGTGTGCCTGTAGCACTGCGGTAATCGCCGCTCGTATCCCTCCCATTGTAGAGATGGCAAAAACTCTTGATATCGAACTTTTTTCTCCCACCGATCCGATTGATCTAGCCCAACAACTCGCACGACTCTGGAAAGATGATGCGAGGCGAGCAGAGATGATAGTGAATAATCGAGAACAGATAATTCAGTTTGACTGGCGGGTAATCGCTAGACGCTATATCAAATACTTTGAAAGGATCCATATTCGCCATGACACATGA
- the per gene encoding GDP-perosamine synthase yields MAIIPVYEPNITENDIEQIGWAARSGWVSSLGEFIIQFEEAFARFCQTQFALTVSNGTAALHLALISLDIGEGDEVIIPDLTFVATANAVTYTGARVVPVEIDPDTLCLSPVAFEAAITSRTKAVIPVHLYGHPAEMVAICAIAGHYGIRVIEDAAEAHGAEAHGRRVGSFGDFGAFSFYANKLITTGEGGMLTTNDPVLYERAKFLRDHAMSRNRRYWHTEVGYNYRITNLQAALGCSQLQRIDQILRSKREVFTSYYSQLASLPGISLNRCALWANSVYWMVNVEHQEWNEASRDNIMAQLKQFGVDSRPYFYPISDLPMYQDTSVATPIAHSISKRGINLPSSPTLLKSDIDRVCNALRKIIGYP; encoded by the coding sequence GTGGCTATTATCCCTGTCTACGAACCCAATATCACCGAGAACGATATCGAACAGATTGGATGGGCCGCACGCTCTGGATGGGTTTCATCACTCGGCGAGTTTATCATCCAGTTTGAGGAAGCCTTTGCTCGGTTTTGCCAAACCCAGTTTGCGTTGACCGTGTCGAATGGCACGGCCGCATTGCATTTGGCGTTAATTAGCCTTGATATTGGAGAGGGCGACGAGGTCATCATTCCGGATCTTACTTTTGTTGCCACAGCTAACGCGGTGACCTATACCGGTGCGCGAGTTGTCCCGGTTGAGATAGATCCTGACACACTCTGTCTGTCCCCTGTGGCTTTTGAGGCGGCTATTACTTCTCGTACCAAGGCGGTTATCCCAGTTCATCTCTATGGACATCCTGCGGAAATGGTGGCCATTTGTGCGATTGCCGGACATTATGGTATCCGTGTAATCGAGGATGCCGCCGAGGCCCATGGCGCAGAGGCTCATGGGCGGCGGGTTGGTTCATTTGGTGACTTTGGCGCGTTTAGTTTTTATGCCAACAAATTAATCACTACCGGTGAAGGAGGCATGCTCACTACCAACGATCCTGTACTTTATGAGCGTGCCAAATTTCTTCGTGACCATGCTATGTCGCGAAACCGCCGTTACTGGCACACTGAAGTGGGTTATAACTACCGGATCACCAATCTGCAGGCAGCTCTTGGATGTTCTCAGCTTCAACGTATTGACCAGATATTGAGAAGCAAACGTGAAGTCTTTACCTCGTATTATTCTCAACTCGCTTCACTGCCGGGAATCTCTCTGAATCGGTGCGCATTGTGGGCTAATAGTGTTTACTGGATGGTCAATGTGGAACATCAAGAATGGAATGAAGCGAGTCGCGACAATATCATGGCCCAGCTTAAGCAATTCGGTGTTGATTCGCGTCCTTATTTTTATCCCATCTCCGATCTACCAATGTACCAGGATACCAGCGTGGCGACCCCCATAGCGCACTCGATATCCAAGCGTGGCATCAATTTGCCATCATCACCCACCCTTCTAAAATCCGATATTGATCGTGTATGTAACGCATTGCGGAAAATCATCGGTTATCCATGA
- a CDS encoding Class I SAM-dependent methyltransferase, with product MEKYYNSFYRELAEIDARHNNFSKIAGQVKCEPGMKVLDIGAGYGNVTVGFVERGCDTYAIEINQDAVVSLQQKGIKVIEQNLNESFTIPYRFDLITALDILEHVFDPLHVLGECHKLLTKDGQLLIIVPLYFDLMDRLRILFSGSIISYDNIVYGKRLYNKFRSYNYDHIRFFRPWEFVEMVKLSGFTINTIKYSPMFGRSLPSKIVALLLANRFTVDKWPSLLAHSMTIRAIKSQ from the coding sequence ATGGAAAAATACTACAATAGTTTTTACCGAGAACTTGCGGAGATTGACGCTAGGCACAATAATTTTTCAAAAATAGCAGGACAGGTGAAATGTGAGCCGGGAATGAAAGTGCTTGATATTGGCGCAGGGTATGGTAATGTCACCGTCGGATTTGTGGAACGTGGTTGCGATACTTATGCCATTGAGATAAATCAAGATGCCGTGGTATCGTTACAACAAAAAGGGATTAAGGTAATCGAACAGAACCTAAATGAATCATTCACCATTCCTTACCGGTTTGATCTTATTACCGCACTTGATATTTTGGAACACGTATTTGATCCGCTTCATGTGTTGGGTGAATGTCACAAGTTACTTACCAAGGATGGCCAGTTGCTAATAATAGTTCCACTTTACTTTGATCTCATGGATCGATTACGAATTCTGTTTTCCGGCAGCATTATCAGTTATGATAATATTGTTTATGGCAAGCGGCTGTATAATAAATTCCGGAGTTATAATTATGATCATATCCGTTTCTTCCGCCCCTGGGAGTTTGTGGAAATGGTCAAATTGTCCGGTTTTACGATCAATACGATAAAATACTCCCCGATGTTTGGCCGTAGTCTGCCCTCTAAGATCGTTGCCTTGCTACTAGCCAACCGATTCACGGTTGATAAGTGGCCCAGCTTACTGGCCCACTCGATGACAATTCGGGCGATAAAATCTCAATGA